A genomic window from Silene latifolia isolate original U9 population chromosome Y, ASM4854445v1, whole genome shotgun sequence includes:
- the LOC141631361 gene encoding uncharacterized protein LOC141631361, which translates to MCVAELLDPNGGGWNRGRLAEVLLPFEVEQVLSIRLSLNRPKDDWYWGFEHDGFYTVRSAYRMMLGVACDMAEGSSWEREKSLWNKLWKAPEGLDLAVEVGRDSLDIKEWIEAVWSDLGVMEYGKVMVGCWAIWEHRNKVIFDGLPVDPRVIVRRASDVLAEGAGGDVCVGKVKRRGRRGVDEGGGQEGWKPAKRGFVKINVDAGVKEGEEVRTGVVCWDEGGQVLWGLLHNHGVFWEVHVAEAVAVMDGLEEARRRGHQQVEVESDCLQVVEALRRKEIGRSMFSLIIDDILSFCSNFISVSWSHTCRTSNSVAHSLAHLVPRVLGRSVWEGLLPPNANSAVIFDLSLL; encoded by the exons ATGTGTGTGGCGGAGTTGTTGGATCCGAATGGGGGTGGCTGGAATAGGGGGCGTCTTGCTGAGGTGCTTTTGCCATTCGAGGTGGAGCAGGTGCTTAGTATTCGCCTTAGTCTGAATAGACCAAAGGATGATTGGTATTGGGGCTTTGAGCATGATGGGTTTTATACGGTCCGTTCTGCTTATAGGATGATGTTGGGAGTGGCTTGTGATATGGCAGAGGGGTCGAGTTGGGAGCGGGAGAAGTCGCTTTGGAACAAGCTCTGGAAAGCTCCG GAGGGTTTGGACTTAGCGGTGGAGGTTGGACGAGACTCTCTTGATATTAAGGAATGGATTGAGGCGGTTTGGAGCGATTTAGGTGTCATGGAATATGGAAAAGTTATGGTGGGGTGCTGGGCAATCTGGGAACATCGCAACAAGGTGATTTTTGATGGTTTACCGGTTGACCCGAGAGTTATCGTGAGGAGGGCAAGTGATGTGCTAGCTGAAGGTGCGGGAGGGGATGTATGTGTGGGAAAGGTGAAGAGGCGTGGAAGGAGGGGTGTTGACGAAGGAGGGGGGCAGGAGGGTTGGAAACCGGCTAAGAGGGGTTTTGTTAAAATCAATGTGGATGCGGGGGTGAAGGAGGGTGAGGAGGTAAGAACGGGTGTGGTGTGCTGGGATGAGGGAGGTCAGGTTCTATGGGGTCTCTTGCACAATCATGGTGTTTTTTGGGAGGTTCATGTCGCTGAAGCTGTGGCGGTAATGGACGGTTTGGAGGAAGCTAGGCGTAGAGGACATCAACAGGTGGAGGTGGAGAGCGATTGCCTTCAAGTCGTGGAGGCGCTACGCCGGAAGGAGATTGGCAGAAGCATGTTTTCGCTTATTATTGATGACATTTTATCGTTTTGTTCCAACTTTATTTCTGTTTCTTGGTCTCATACTTGTCGCACGAGCAATAGCGTTGCTCATTCTTTAGCTCATTTAGTTCCTCGTGTTTTGGGTCGGTCGGTCTGGGAAGGTCTACTCCCTCCGAATGCGAATAGTGCTGTAATCTTTGATTTATCGTTATTATAG